The DNA window TACTTTGGGTACCCAACGGCAAGCGACAATGACTTGCGTTTATGTGCACGTACTGCCCTAGAGGTGATGAGCGACTTAACTAAGCGTAATGCTTTGATGAGAGAGGTAAACGGTTCAATCCTCAATATGCACGCGGGCATACATACTGGCGTCTTTACTACCTATGCGAATAACACGCCTGAAGGGCAGGTAGCCAACACCACATTGGCTTTAGCGCGCTATGCGGAGTGTAATGAAATTTTGTGTAGCTTACATGCAAGAAGTTTACTTGAGCCTTTTACCGAATTTGAAATGCATGCTGACCTGAAATTGGGCATGACTTCTTCAACAGAGTCGGTATTTAGAATGGTCGGTGAACGTCGGATTGAAGCATTTGGATTTATGCGCGGTACTCGTAATAACCACGAGTTAGTTGGTCGCCACACTGAAATCAAGCAAATGTTTACTATGCTTAATAGTCCAAATCAGAGTTGTCGCGTTGCTCACATACATGGTGAAGCAGGGATTGGTAAATCTCGTCTATTACAAGAAATCCGAAAAAGCGCATCGAGTTTTCAGCATTTGGTTGCACAGTGTCTACCTGAGCATCAGAACAATGCACTTTATCCTATATTAACGTTGGTACGTTATCTCTACAATATTTCCCATCTAAGCAGCGAAAAAACAGTTGAATTGTTTAGTGACATATTGTCTGAACACAATTCTAGTTTGGAGCTTCAGCAAGCATTGCCAATCTTACTGATTTGGCTAAACATTGAGTTTGGTGAAGAACTGACAGCGTCTACTCTAGCCCCTGAACAGCAAAAATCGATTCTATTTAACAGTTTAACCACTTTATTGTCGGGGAAGCATTTTAGCTTAAGTGAGCATAAGCTTTATATAGTCGAAGACATCCACTGGGCTGATACCACAACATTAGAGTTCATTGCGCATTTTGCCAATCGACTTAACAACAACGGGGATGTGCTCGTTAATACGTCACGCCAACCCGTTCCAAACCTGCTTCATGATCTAAATCCAATTGACATTGGTCTGCAAAAGCTTACCGAACGAGCCTCTGAAGACTTTATTGTCAATTTATTTGATGATCAGCCTGTCTCACGTAATGTGCTCGATGTGCTAATTAATCGTACTGATGGTATACCGCTATTTATCGAAGAATTGGTCGATATGGTTAAGCAGAAAAAACTTGTCTGCATGACAAATGGCGAAATAAACTTTGTGAGTCCAGATAAATTAGAACAAGTGCCATCGAGTTTGCGCGAGTCACTACAGCAAAAGCTGGATGGTTTAGTGTATGCAAAAGAAACAGCACAACTTGCAGCGACGATTGGTCGCGAGTTTGAATATGCTTTATTGGTCGCCGTTTCATCGTTAAGTGAAAACCAAATTCAAAATGACCTAAATGAACTCGTTGCAAAAGATTTAATTGTGCATCAGCGACATGTAAGTAATGACAGTTATATCTTTAAACATGCCTTGGTCAGGGATGCGGCTTATGACTCAGTTTCAGAAGTAGAAAAAATAAAAAATCACTCTAATATTGCTAATAGAATTATCGGCTTGAAGAATGAAAATGACTGTATCTCAGAATTGTATTACCATCTAAATCGCTCAAAACAATACCTTAGAAGTGCCCATTATGGATATAAGATTGCCAAAACTTACTCTGCATTAGGTTTCTATACTTCTGCGCATAACTTACTTGATAATTGCATAAACTTAGTATCAGAAAAAGAAATTTTTGAAAATCCAGTCACCTTTATTAAAATAAATTGTCTTAAAATTAGCTGCTTAGTAGCAATTGAAGGTTCTGGTAGCAGAGAAATACTTTCTATTTCATCTTACAATCAAGAACTAATAAAAATATCAAAACACTCTGATATATCTTGTGACTTAACTCACTACTTACATCATATAAACTGGTCAACAATGACCTACCACCATATGACATCAAACAGAGTAAAAGCATTAGAACTCGCGTTAGATGAGTCAACAAATGCTAGCACTTTAAATTACACAGATGACCAAAAAATTGTCTCTTTCATACAAGTAGCTAATTGCTATCTTCTTGATGGCAATATCACAGAGTCTTTTAATTTTGTTCAAAAAGCTTTAAACATATTCTGTTTTAAAGATGCAGAGTTTGAGGATAATTCATGTATTGAGTACGGATTCTCTAGTAAAACTTTTTTATACATGATTAAAGCGTCCCTAGAAGCATGTTCCAAAAATTCTAATGCTAAAGATTCAATCCATACTGCAATAGCAATAAGTAAAAATGCAAAAAGCCCAGTTAGTGAGTTGATGTCTCTTGGCTATGGTGCAATTTGCGGTTACCTATTAAGCGATAACCCTTTCATTTGTGATTGTATAGATAAAATGTCAATACTGCTTTCTAAACATTCTGATCTAGGCCATTTCTCAATGTATCTTTATATGCCTAAAGCATATATCCAAGAAGATATAGAGAATTTAGAACAATCTATTCGTGTTATGGAACAAAGTGGCCAAACCCAATGGATAAGCCTTTATAAGTGTATGCTGATTGATATTTTAAAAAATAACGGCCTTCATGAAAAAGCTAATGGAGTTGTTTTAACTACATTAAAATGGTGTGAAAGTAGCAATGAAAAGGTTATGTATAAAAAGCTAAAAGAGTATTTAAAAGAAGGGAGTCATGAGAAATAATTATAGAAGTGCTGGTTTTATTCATGTTGAGGATTTTTTTAGTGATCAAGAGCTTGAAGAACTAATAAGTTTATCTAAATCTATAGTTAGCGAAAATGATTTTCTTGATTTTAAAATTAAAGATTTAGAAAGTCTTCACCTTACTAATAGCGCTAAATTTAATGAGTTTAGCGCTAGAGGTTATAAATCTGAAAAATTATATGGATACATAAATTCAGTACTAAAGCAGCGCATAGATGCAATCATTAAAGAAATATATAAAGATAAATTTTTTATAGAAAATGATGCGACATTACTTGCTTGGTACCCAGAAAGTTTAATCAAAGGTTTCACTGGCTTTCACCAAGATGGGCCATCAGATGAGATACCTCATGGCTTCCCTCATTGTTGGATACCACTTACCGAAGAGAGAGTGGAAAATTTCGAATGTATACCTGAAACACATACTTTTGGTAATTTTCCTCATAGCCATATGGGGCACTTTATCAAAGTAGAATCAAATATTGTCGAACAATTTATAGAGAATAAAAAGTCTTTTTTTGTTAAGCCTAAAGATCTTTTTATTTTTGATACTCGGTTGATGCATTGCCTAACAATCAATAACACTAACTCAATAGCATGGTCTATTGAATTCATCGTAAAATAAGGAAAGTAAGGAAAAAAATGAGTAATTTATTAAAACTACTAAGTGAAATTACAACTAACCAATCAATGCTAAATAGTTTTATTAACAATGAAAATGTTCTTTTTAAAGCATTTAACATTGATGAAAAGACACAGAATGCGTTTAGAAACAGTGATGAT is part of the Pseudoalteromonas xiamenensis genome and encodes:
- a CDS encoding TOMM system kinase/cyclase fusion protein, which codes for MGHTNYDKSDKPMPFTQISDQYIKTAFHSVNYTLLEKIGEGGFGKVYKAKQLNTDQFVAIKFLAIQSYSEEKSKQRYIERFKRETILSSKLHHPNIVRLLDQGQCNENLLFAVFEYVDGQSLKTYLTANGQMSPLVTQDIMLQILDALIHAHQHGIIHRDIKPANIMLSKGGARTHAKILDFGIGTLTQDSRHQEFNTLTLTQETLGTPSYSAPEQLRGEPATERTDLYVWGLLFLECVTGIPAVTGSSLASIYHKQLSDAQVPIPQALLGHPVAGLLRRLLHKNANDRVITGEEAYLELSHMNMANLVGVLNSFKPTNLPSESTVILRNDEPNHPLQTDYTFFTERKQITVLAVRFSISSINNSESDQDVLDALFKSHRGHCLDIATRFGAYHVGSLGDTSLFYFGYPTASDNDLRLCARTALEVMSDLTKRNALMREVNGSILNMHAGIHTGVFTTYANNTPEGQVANTTLALARYAECNEILCSLHARSLLEPFTEFEMHADLKLGMTSSTESVFRMVGERRIEAFGFMRGTRNNHELVGRHTEIKQMFTMLNSPNQSCRVAHIHGEAGIGKSRLLQEIRKSASSFQHLVAQCLPEHQNNALYPILTLVRYLYNISHLSSEKTVELFSDILSEHNSSLELQQALPILLIWLNIEFGEELTASTLAPEQQKSILFNSLTTLLSGKHFSLSEHKLYIVEDIHWADTTTLEFIAHFANRLNNNGDVLVNTSRQPVPNLLHDLNPIDIGLQKLTERASEDFIVNLFDDQPVSRNVLDVLINRTDGIPLFIEELVDMVKQKKLVCMTNGEINFVSPDKLEQVPSSLRESLQQKLDGLVYAKETAQLAATIGREFEYALLVAVSSLSENQIQNDLNELVAKDLIVHQRHVSNDSYIFKHALVRDAAYDSVSEVEKIKNHSNIANRIIGLKNENDCISELYYHLNRSKQYLRSAHYGYKIAKTYSALGFYTSAHNLLDNCINLVSEKEIFENPVTFIKINCLKISCLVAIEGSGSREILSISSYNQELIKISKHSDISCDLTHYLHHINWSTMTYHHMTSNRVKALELALDESTNASTLNYTDDQKIVSFIQVANCYLLDGNITESFNFVQKALNIFCFKDAEFEDNSCIEYGFSSKTFLYMIKASLEACSKNSNAKDSIHTAIAISKNAKSPVSELMSLGYGAICGYLLSDNPFICDCIDKMSILLSKHSDLGHFSMYLYMPKAYIQEDIENLEQSIRVMEQSGQTQWISLYKCMLIDILKNNGLHEKANGVVLTTLKWCESSNEKVMYKKLKEYLKEGSHEK
- a CDS encoding phytanoyl-CoA dioxygenase family protein — its product is MRNNYRSAGFIHVEDFFSDQELEELISLSKSIVSENDFLDFKIKDLESLHLTNSAKFNEFSARGYKSEKLYGYINSVLKQRIDAIIKEIYKDKFFIENDATLLAWYPESLIKGFTGFHQDGPSDEIPHGFPHCWIPLTEERVENFECIPETHTFGNFPHSHMGHFIKVESNIVEQFIENKKSFFVKPKDLFIFDTRLMHCLTINNTNSIAWSIEFIVK